One window of the Granulicella arctica genome contains the following:
- a CDS encoding AraC family transcriptional regulator, giving the protein MSYLAELTSLVDRYTDTKREDRLYATAIDGVSTLRSDRLTQSAQCMIKPALCITVQGEKAAKFGSNMYEYGAGYGLVVTAEMPERGTVCAASKEKPYLGLVFELNLQTLQELVEGRSAEARTYARRKGTGPFTLELNVQLLDCVLRTVRLFDMPDAIPVLYPGIMREICFWLLKGPGGDQLKRIIVMANGQDRRVMLAVQHLRSRFREPVHAEELARAAHMSPTTFHRQFRMITSMAPLQYQKQLRLFEARRLMISDHATVESAALEVGYASVSQFSREYVRTFGSPPRREVSAWRTSSSTGQAHQ; this is encoded by the coding sequence ATGTCGTACCTGGCAGAGTTGACCTCACTAGTGGATCGATACACCGACACCAAACGGGAGGATAGGCTTTATGCGACTGCAATCGATGGTGTGTCGACCCTGCGCTCGGACCGGCTTACACAGTCAGCCCAATGCATGATCAAGCCTGCTTTGTGCATCACTGTGCAAGGGGAAAAGGCAGCCAAGTTCGGTTCTAATATGTACGAGTACGGGGCAGGATATGGGCTCGTTGTGACCGCTGAGATGCCCGAGCGGGGTACCGTTTGCGCTGCAAGCAAAGAAAAGCCTTACCTTGGGCTCGTGTTTGAGCTAAATCTCCAGACACTGCAGGAATTAGTCGAAGGTAGGTCCGCTGAGGCGAGAACGTACGCGAGGCGAAAAGGCACAGGACCTTTCACCCTCGAACTGAACGTTCAACTGCTCGATTGTGTCCTACGCACGGTGCGGCTGTTCGACATGCCAGATGCTATTCCCGTTCTGTACCCCGGCATCATGCGTGAGATTTGTTTCTGGCTCCTGAAGGGCCCGGGTGGAGATCAGCTTAAGCGCATCATCGTCATGGCGAACGGTCAAGACCGCAGAGTCATGCTGGCGGTCCAACACCTTCGTAGTCGCTTTCGCGAGCCCGTCCATGCTGAGGAGTTGGCCAGAGCAGCTCATATGAGTCCCACAACATTTCATAGACAGTTCAGGATGATTACGTCGATGGCTCCATTGCAATATCAGAAGCAGTTGCGCCTTTTTGAAGCGCGGCGTCTGATGATCTCGGACCACGCAACAGTCGAAAGCGCTGCCTTAGAGGTGGGCTACGCGAGCGTTTCTCAGTTCAGCCGAGAGTATGTACGTACGTTTGGCAGCCCACCGCGCCGTGAAGTCTCCGCTTGGAGAACTTCTTCGTCGACTGGGCAAGCGCACCAATAG
- a CDS encoding VOC family protein, with protein MSNTVEDQSLQPVAAALPLLSAATKLGKVGLVVSNLQRSLEFYADIIGLQVLAQSERSAQLGITAENRILLELEQREGVRKLIGKRLGLYHFALLLPSRADLSSFAEHLQTAGVRAGMSDHLVSEAFYLEDPDGLQIEVYADRDPKEWLWDGDEIAVATQPLDLRKLLSHRHQPWAGAPLGSTIGHIHLYIGDIPRADQLYHHGLGMNVRSRSFPGALFLAAGKYHHHVGLNTWAGSVPVASETDARLSIWELQVPLTDLITLSDRMLSNGWQPLESTTFVDPWGIALRLVAVQ; from the coding sequence ATGAGTAATACCGTTGAAGATCAAAGCTTGCAGCCTGTAGCGGCTGCGCTGCCTCTCCTATCGGCAGCAACGAAGCTCGGGAAGGTTGGACTGGTCGTGTCCAACCTTCAGCGCTCGCTAGAGTTTTATGCAGACATCATAGGCTTGCAAGTCCTGGCTCAAAGCGAACGCTCCGCGCAGCTTGGCATCACCGCAGAGAACCGCATTTTGCTTGAGCTGGAACAGAGAGAAGGTGTCCGTAAACTTATAGGCAAGCGGCTTGGCCTTTACCATTTTGCCCTGCTGCTTCCTTCTCGGGCGGATCTGAGCAGTTTTGCTGAACACCTTCAAACTGCAGGGGTGCGAGCCGGGATGAGCGATCACCTGGTGAGCGAGGCTTTCTATCTGGAAGATCCAGATGGCCTTCAGATCGAGGTCTATGCTGATCGTGACCCGAAAGAATGGCTCTGGGACGGCGATGAGATTGCCGTCGCGACGCAGCCTTTGGACCTTCGCAAGCTTCTGAGTCACCGCCATCAACCGTGGGCGGGAGCTCCTCTCGGCAGCACCATCGGTCACATCCACCTCTACATCGGCGACATACCCCGTGCAGATCAGCTTTATCACCATGGATTGGGTATGAACGTCCGTTCCCGTAGCTTCCCCGGAGCGTTATTCCTCGCAGCAGGCAAATATCACCATCATGTCGGTCTGAACACATGGGCAGGAAGCGTGCCCGTGGCCTCCGAGACCGATGCGCGACTGTCGATCTGGGAACTCCAGGTGCCATTGACAGACCTGATCACACTCAGCGACAGGATGCTGTCGAACGGCTGGCAGCCCTTGGAGAGTACAACCTTCGTGGACCCGTGGGGCATTGCGCTGCGGCTGGTTGCCGTCCAGTAA
- a CDS encoding HU family DNA-binding protein, which yields MATKKSAAKKAIAKKIAKTKLVAPAKKAAVKKAAAQTSPVAKMTRTQLIRQMAEQMEVSPKQVTGFFDLLIETATTQTRTVGEFTIPGLGKLLKAQRAARMGRNPATGESIKIAAKTTVKFRLSKAAKDAVVPPKK from the coding sequence GTGGCAACGAAGAAGAGTGCAGCAAAAAAGGCTATAGCGAAGAAGATAGCCAAAACGAAGCTCGTAGCCCCGGCTAAGAAAGCTGCGGTTAAGAAAGCTGCGGCACAAACCTCACCGGTTGCGAAGATGACCAGGACGCAACTGATCCGGCAGATGGCAGAACAGATGGAAGTGTCCCCGAAGCAGGTGACCGGCTTCTTCGACCTGCTGATCGAGACGGCAACCACGCAGACCAGGACCGTTGGAGAATTTACAATTCCTGGTCTGGGCAAGCTCTTGAAGGCGCAGCGTGCAGCCCGCATGGGCCGCAATCCGGCTACGGGCGAATCGATCAAGATCGCCGCCAAGACGACCGTGAAGTTCCGCCTTTCCAAAGCTGCCAAAGACGCGGTCGTGCCACCTAAGAAGTAA
- a CDS encoding reverse transcriptase domain-containing protein: MKLANKTGQPEAESVERREGAKGNMGEQHMRQTQSRESMSEGLDRVREASQQRKKERFTALLHYVTVDRLTEAFSSLKRAAAPGVDGTTWQSYKQDLQINLRRLHVQVHQGTYRALPSRPRYIPKPDGRQRPLGIAVLEDKIVQRAVAQVLDAIYEEDFLGFSYGFRPGRGQHDALDALAVGITSTKVNWIVDADIAGFFDAVNHGAAPA, from the coding sequence ATGAAGCTGGCGAACAAGACCGGACAACCGGAGGCGGAGTCAGTGGAGCGAAGGGAAGGGGCCAAGGGGAACATGGGCGAGCAACACATGCGCCAGACTCAGAGCCGGGAAAGCATGTCCGAGGGGCTTGACCGTGTACGAGAAGCATCGCAGCAAAGGAAGAAGGAACGGTTCACCGCTTTGCTCCACTATGTGACGGTTGATCGACTGACGGAAGCGTTTTCCAGCCTCAAGCGGGCAGCAGCTCCCGGAGTGGACGGGACGACATGGCAGAGCTATAAGCAGGACCTTCAAATCAACCTTAGGAGATTGCACGTGCAAGTGCATCAAGGCACGTACCGAGCACTCCCTTCTAGGCCACGATATATACCTAAACCCGATGGCCGGCAGCGTCCTTTGGGCATCGCCGTACTGGAAGACAAGATCGTTCAACGGGCAGTGGCGCAAGTGCTCGATGCGATCTACGAGGAAGACTTTCTGGGCTTTTCGTATGGGTTCCGGCCTGGACGCGGCCAGCACGATGCGCTGGACGCGTTGGCGGTTGGGATTACCAGTACGAAGGTGAACTGGATCGTGGACGCCGACATCGCCGGGTTTTTCGATGCGGTCAACCATGGTGCTGCTCCCGCATAG
- a CDS encoding ATP-binding protein encodes MLESLINRSAAILGHVPRSRLFFKIFGWFWFTTIAIHVAFSVGSALTGVHVVPQGNMYATVAPLLAAEAVDTFETGGAPAFAQFSEHNFSQNQGTLFLLNGFYADVLSRTLPPNGVRIAKEARLGQLTVFGPHLAAYRYLSRSGRPYTLLLAMRDGPGQFREIWGLSALWFVAAIGTVVTMLCWWLTYHIVSPVHQIQAAARDVALGNLSARVAPAVHRRGDELAALARDFDGMVSRLESLIRSQKSLLNSVSHEVRSPLARITLAAEVLRDGPVSEAENALAHLDRDVSRLDILMGQLLTLSRLDTGLGYGERESLDLVQLVEEVAADGDFEARANGKRVLFRSGLTRLDLPANASALRSAVENVVRNGIRFSDTGAEVLVDLRVVNQSIAPCVQVRIRDHGPGVPDDYLDTICQPFFQIKNASISQVGNGLGLAIALEAVRMHRGSILATNLSPSGLEMMIEIPLTHASPSEHTVVGKSLTLS; translated from the coding sequence ATGCTGGAGAGCCTCATCAATCGAAGTGCAGCAATCTTAGGACACGTTCCAAGATCGCGCCTGTTCTTCAAGATCTTCGGCTGGTTCTGGTTCACGACGATAGCGATCCATGTAGCCTTTTCCGTCGGCAGTGCGCTCACCGGTGTTCACGTCGTTCCCCAAGGCAATATGTACGCCACGGTTGCCCCGCTGCTGGCGGCCGAAGCAGTCGATACGTTTGAGACCGGGGGAGCGCCCGCGTTTGCGCAGTTCTCTGAACATAATTTCAGCCAGAATCAAGGAACGCTTTTCCTTCTGAATGGTTTCTACGCGGATGTGCTTTCGAGAACTCTTCCTCCCAACGGAGTTCGAATCGCGAAAGAGGCTCGACTGGGACAGTTGACCGTCTTCGGACCGCATCTTGCTGCCTATAGATATCTCAGCCGCTCAGGTCGACCCTATACTCTTCTGCTCGCAATGCGAGATGGGCCTGGTCAGTTTCGCGAGATATGGGGTCTTTCCGCCCTGTGGTTCGTGGCTGCAATCGGAACTGTGGTCACGATGCTTTGCTGGTGGCTGACCTACCACATTGTCTCTCCGGTACATCAGATTCAGGCTGCGGCACGGGACGTGGCCCTCGGAAACCTAAGTGCCCGAGTCGCGCCGGCAGTACATCGGCGAGGAGACGAGCTTGCTGCTTTGGCAAGGGACTTCGACGGGATGGTATCCCGGCTGGAATCCCTTATCCGGTCGCAGAAGTCTCTGCTCAATTCTGTTTCGCATGAAGTGCGGTCTCCTTTAGCTCGAATTACTCTCGCCGCCGAGGTCCTCCGTGATGGCCCTGTCTCGGAGGCGGAAAACGCTTTAGCTCACCTCGACAGGGATGTAAGCCGGTTGGATATTCTGATGGGGCAGCTGCTCACGTTATCGCGCCTCGATACGGGTCTCGGCTATGGGGAACGCGAGAGCCTCGATCTTGTACAACTCGTAGAAGAAGTTGCTGCGGACGGAGACTTTGAGGCGCGGGCGAATGGGAAACGTGTTTTGTTCCGCTCGGGCTTGACACGGCTCGACTTGCCCGCAAATGCATCTGCGCTGCGAAGTGCTGTTGAAAATGTCGTTCGCAACGGCATCCGCTTTTCGGACACTGGTGCCGAGGTCTTGGTGGATCTTCGGGTTGTAAATCAATCCATAGCCCCGTGCGTTCAGGTGCGCATCCGTGATCATGGGCCTGGCGTGCCGGACGATTACCTCGATACGATCTGCCAGCCATTTTTCCAGATCAAGAACGCTTCTATCTCACAGGTTGGCAATGGTCTTGGATTGGCCATCGCTCTTGAAGCAGTCCGGATGCACCGTGGCTCTATTCTTGCGACAAACCTGTCTCCGTCGGGCTTGGAGATGATGATCGAGATACCTCTCACTCATGCATCTCCTTCGGAGCATACCGTCGTAGGGAAATCTTTGACACTCAGCTAG
- a CDS encoding YciI family protein, producing the protein MKIAAIIEYIQDKEKIEATWPAHHAYRQGFLENGRLRAAGPFDDESGALWILEVETIEEADKIVKGDPFVAAGVSVSWKLRALSPVVVSPGKVPIKLSDPIQAKTYS; encoded by the coding sequence ATGAAGATCGCAGCAATTATCGAATACATTCAGGACAAGGAAAAGATCGAAGCAACTTGGCCTGCCCATCATGCATATAGACAAGGCTTCCTTGAGAATGGCCGGCTGCGCGCCGCTGGGCCGTTTGATGACGAGTCTGGAGCATTGTGGATACTCGAAGTCGAGACGATTGAAGAGGCGGACAAGATTGTCAAAGGCGATCCGTTTGTTGCGGCAGGCGTCAGTGTGAGTTGGAAACTTCGTGCTCTTAGCCCTGTTGTGGTCTCACCGGGCAAAGTGCCGATAAAACTAAGTGATCCCATTCAAGCGAAAACCTATTCCTAG
- a CDS encoding YncE family protein, with protein sequence MQSEVQIYHPTREQKLIRVLKTALRWGGRIVMMGLAVLVVAIAYLSHVGEPSSASSMKFEGFIKLPKDRILNIFDYMALSDRTIFVGNMLSGSVIKVQLTNDHGGPLASVSEQRGAGNAHGIAVIPHEDKAFVTRSGENVVDVFQPSSLNLLGQIPVADDADAIIYDPVSRMIYVANGAPKLATIIDPEKLQPVATIPLGAEPEYPAADVQHGLIYQNMHDTNEVAAVDLKTGSVVGRWSLAPCVGPSGLALDPVQGRLYAVCMGSSQLVVFSLEQHKVIAFLPVGGKPDSVALDLELHRMYTAGIEGVMTVIEQSGEDYRILDNIETHPFAHTLIVDPQTHRVYLTYAALLSAPRIAVFSPKP encoded by the coding sequence ATGCAGAGCGAAGTTCAGATATACCATCCGACGCGTGAGCAGAAATTGATTCGGGTGCTGAAAACGGCTTTAAGGTGGGGAGGACGCATCGTGATGATGGGTTTAGCGGTTCTGGTTGTTGCAATTGCTTACCTCAGCCACGTCGGGGAGCCAAGCTCTGCCTCCTCCATGAAGTTTGAAGGATTCATCAAACTGCCGAAAGATCGCATCCTCAACATCTTCGACTACATGGCTCTTTCCGACCGAACCATCTTCGTCGGTAATATGCTGTCGGGCAGCGTCATCAAAGTGCAGCTGACCAACGATCACGGTGGGCCGCTCGCCAGTGTTTCTGAGCAGCGCGGAGCGGGGAATGCGCATGGGATCGCAGTCATTCCGCACGAAGACAAAGCATTTGTGACCCGCAGCGGCGAGAACGTTGTCGATGTGTTTCAGCCCAGCTCACTCAACCTGTTGGGACAGATTCCGGTCGCCGACGATGCGGACGCAATCATTTACGATCCTGTGAGCCGCATGATCTATGTAGCGAACGGAGCGCCTAAGCTGGCGACGATCATCGACCCGGAAAAGCTCCAACCAGTAGCGACCATTCCTCTAGGGGCTGAGCCGGAATATCCCGCCGCCGACGTGCAGCATGGCCTCATTTATCAAAACATGCATGACACGAACGAGGTCGCAGCGGTTGATTTGAAGACTGGTTCTGTCGTCGGCCGATGGTCTCTCGCGCCATGCGTCGGTCCATCCGGGCTGGCACTCGACCCCGTCCAGGGTCGTCTATACGCCGTCTGTATGGGAAGCTCGCAACTTGTGGTCTTTTCACTTGAACAACACAAAGTAATCGCCTTCCTCCCCGTGGGTGGCAAGCCGGACTCAGTCGCCCTGGATCTTGAGCTTCATCGCATGTACACCGCTGGCATAGAGGGTGTGATGACCGTGATCGAGCAGAGCGGGGAGGACTATCGCATCCTTGACAACATCGAGACCCACCCTTTTGCCCACACCCTGATTGTCGATCCCCAGACCCATCGCGTGTACCTCACCTACGCGGCACTGCTGAGCGCACCGCGGATCGCGGTGTTTTCCCCTAAGCCGTAA
- a CDS encoding sterol desaturase family protein has protein sequence MNYWASYVTDFTCPLLFAYLGTRHHWNWPSVIFSFLSGWTVFSLIEYSVHRWLLHAGEGLLFRLHESHHQHPEEPSAFFFPTSIVVLTLAWLLLDRALHLDGASFFICGVASGYCYFGLLHHLEHTTRINRIPFRWLQKRWAAHSVHHRLDHHNFGVITSFWDLVFRTHQSSKKRERSEVVP, from the coding sequence ATGAACTACTGGGCCTCTTACGTGACTGACTTTACGTGTCCTCTTCTGTTCGCATATCTCGGAACGAGACACCATTGGAACTGGCCCTCTGTCATCTTCAGTTTCTTATCTGGCTGGACCGTATTCAGTCTGATCGAATACTCGGTTCATCGCTGGCTTCTTCATGCCGGGGAGGGGCTCCTCTTTCGCCTTCATGAGAGTCACCATCAGCACCCTGAAGAGCCTTCAGCCTTCTTCTTTCCTACGAGCATCGTGGTACTGACACTGGCCTGGCTGCTCCTCGACCGGGCTCTCCATCTCGACGGCGCATCTTTTTTTATCTGTGGTGTCGCGAGTGGCTACTGCTATTTTGGACTTCTTCATCACCTCGAACACACGACCCGCATCAATCGAATACCTTTTCGATGGCTGCAGAAACGATGGGCGGCTCATAGCGTTCATCACCGGCTGGACCATCATAATTTTGGAGTCATCACGTCTTTTTGGGACCTTGTGTTCAGGACACATCAAAGCAGTAAGAAGCGGGAACGGTCGGAAGTCGTTCCATAA
- a CDS encoding type 1 glutamine amidotransferase domain-containing protein: protein MKILMVLTSHDELGNTGKKTGLWLEEFASPYYTFKDAGAEIVLASPKGGQPPIDPRSDEMKCQTIATLRFKIDAAAKDQFAATERLDSVSQSDFDTVFYPGGHGPMWDLAEDRHSKILIESFLAAEKPIALVCHAPAALRHVKTASGAPLVSGRNITGFANTEEAVMELTDVVPFLLEDELKKLGGFYSKGEDMAEHVVVDGLLITGQNPKSSAAAAELLLKKLA, encoded by the coding sequence ATGAAGATTCTGATGGTGCTTACCTCGCACGACGAACTAGGGAATACCGGCAAAAAGACGGGCCTATGGCTCGAGGAGTTCGCTTCTCCGTACTACACATTCAAGGATGCGGGTGCAGAAATCGTTCTCGCCTCACCAAAGGGCGGTCAGCCCCCGATCGACCCAAGGAGCGATGAAATGAAATGTCAAACGATAGCCACGCTCCGCTTCAAGATTGACGCTGCAGCCAAAGACCAGTTCGCAGCCACGGAACGGTTAGATAGCGTTTCTCAGTCAGATTTCGATACGGTCTTTTACCCGGGCGGGCATGGACCGATGTGGGACCTCGCGGAAGACAGGCATTCGAAGATCCTCATTGAATCCTTTCTTGCAGCGGAAAAGCCTATTGCCCTTGTATGTCACGCGCCTGCCGCGCTCCGTCATGTGAAGACGGCGTCCGGAGCGCCACTAGTCTCCGGACGGAACATTACCGGCTTCGCCAACACAGAAGAAGCTGTGATGGAACTCACTGACGTCGTCCCGTTCTTGCTCGAAGACGAACTCAAGAAGTTGGGTGGCTTCTATTCGAAAGGTGAGGACATGGCCGAACACGTAGTCGTGGATGGACTTCTAATCACCGGCCAGAACCCGAAGTCTTCGGCTGCGGCTGCTGAGCTGCTTCTCAAGAAGCTTGCCTGA
- a CDS encoding carboxypeptidase-like regulatory domain-containing protein, with protein MNALQKLKKISISVLEDERRRLVVLPFSLCLFLLATVLPADAQQQAGTPTAVSAVLPDAPLPEFGLQSVPSTTQTEGQGTILGVVLDLSGARVVDARVTLTTANGVQVQTLQSKDDGTFVFKAVPSGSYQVVIDAKGLEPFTSAPIVLGAGQVYEMPRELLGIASTSTTVEVRPTEEIAAEQIKQEEKQRILGFAPAFYVSYVKDAAPMTTKQKYSLAAHDTLDWTSYIGVSVAAGIEQASNTHPGYGQGAAGYGKRWAAQFGDGRSSDFLSHAVFASMFHQDPRYFYQGTGTTKSRLYHALSSAFVARSDSGKTMPNYSYLLGTMASGALSNAYYPHADRGVGLVFTTAAIGIGGRAAQAVLEEFVSKRITKNAPKSIPAGPTP; from the coding sequence ATGAACGCTCTGCAGAAACTTAAGAAGATTAGCATTTCTGTCCTCGAAGACGAGCGGCGTCGGTTGGTAGTTCTCCCTTTCAGCCTTTGTCTGTTCCTTCTTGCAACTGTTCTCCCTGCAGATGCTCAACAACAGGCCGGTACACCTACGGCGGTCAGCGCCGTTCTCCCGGACGCTCCGCTGCCTGAATTTGGTTTGCAAAGCGTTCCATCTACCACGCAAACAGAGGGCCAAGGCACCATTTTAGGCGTGGTGCTTGATCTGAGTGGAGCTCGCGTTGTTGACGCTCGGGTAACGCTCACCACTGCCAATGGAGTCCAGGTGCAGACGTTGCAGTCCAAGGATGACGGCACTTTTGTGTTCAAGGCTGTTCCATCAGGCTCGTATCAGGTAGTGATTGACGCTAAAGGTTTGGAGCCGTTTACCTCTGCTCCGATAGTACTCGGAGCTGGGCAGGTCTATGAAATGCCGAGAGAACTGCTGGGCATTGCCTCGACGAGCACAACGGTTGAGGTTCGACCAACTGAGGAGATTGCTGCCGAGCAGATCAAGCAGGAGGAAAAGCAACGTATTCTCGGTTTCGCGCCAGCCTTTTACGTGAGCTATGTCAAAGATGCAGCCCCAATGACCACAAAGCAGAAGTATTCCCTTGCCGCGCACGACACTCTCGATTGGACTTCGTATATAGGCGTCAGTGTGGCCGCCGGTATTGAACAAGCAAGCAATACACACCCCGGATACGGACAGGGTGCGGCTGGATACGGCAAACGTTGGGCGGCACAGTTTGGTGACGGACGCTCCAGCGACTTTCTGAGCCATGCGGTCTTCGCTTCCATGTTTCATCAAGATCCCCGCTACTTCTACCAGGGTACGGGAACAACGAAATCGCGTTTATATCACGCCTTGAGCAGTGCCTTTGTCGCACGCAGCGACAGCGGAAAGACGATGCCGAACTATTCGTATCTTCTTGGAACAATGGCATCCGGCGCACTCTCGAACGCCTATTATCCCCATGCGGATCGTGGGGTAGGTCTCGTCTTCACAACTGCCGCCATAGGGATCGGTGGACGTGCCGCTCAAGCCGTGCTCGAAGAATTTGTGAGTAAGAGGATTACAAAGAACGCGCCCAAGTCGATTCCGGCTGGGCCAACACCATGA
- a CDS encoding IS6 family transposase, producing MFDVWCRDPYQRYGSTSWRVDETYIKVGGKWKYLFRAVDKHGVLIDFMLLDRRNTLAAHRFLSKAATTMRDWPPTSITTDKCPSYPEAIAQLKRDELLAEDTRHRTLKYLNNIIQADHGALKQLIKPTPRLPDDEDCCRHHQGLEIMRMIRRGHCLTCKGGVQNEVRFVNSLFGIAA from the coding sequence ATTTTTGACGTTTGGTGTAGGGACCCCTACCAGCGCTATGGCTCGACGTCCTGGCGTGTCGATGAGACTTACATCAAGGTAGGCGGCAAGTGGAAGTACCTCTTTCGCGCTGTGGATAAACATGGCGTGCTGATCGACTTCATGCTGCTGGACAGGCGGAATACCCTTGCAGCTCATCGTTTTCTGAGCAAAGCAGCTACCACGATGCGGGACTGGCCACCGACTTCCATCACGACGGACAAGTGCCCTTCGTATCCTGAAGCCATCGCTCAACTCAAGCGAGACGAACTCTTAGCGGAAGACACAAGGCACCGAACTTTAAAGTACCTGAATAACATCATCCAAGCAGACCATGGCGCCCTCAAGCAGCTGATCAAGCCAACCCCGAGGCTTCCAGACGATGAAGACTGCTGCCGCCACCATCAAGGGCTCGAGATCATGCGGATGATTCGGCGCGGGCACTGCCTCACCTGCAAGGGAGGCGTGCAGAACGAAGTGCGCTTCGTCAACTCGCTGTTCGGTATTGCCGCATAA
- a CDS encoding c-type cytochrome domain-containing protein, producing MINLGDPKELQAQSEASKPEFYLQHVRPIFEAHCVRCHGNSNHRGGLSMESRQDLLMDRRNKPVVIPGDAANSLLVRLIRHEGPPNDPMPMPSKRERLSDADITMIERWVQAGAIMSSTVLENRR from the coding sequence ATGATTAACCTTGGCGATCCGAAAGAGCTTCAGGCCCAAAGCGAAGCGAGCAAACCAGAATTTTATCTCCAGCATGTTAGGCCGATCTTTGAGGCACATTGCGTTCGCTGTCATGGGAACTCAAACCACCGAGGAGGGCTGAGCATGGAATCTCGTCAAGATTTGCTGATGGATCGAAGGAACAAGCCGGTCGTGATCCCGGGAGATGCAGCAAACTCACTGCTTGTGCGGCTGATTCGACACGAAGGGCCGCCGAACGATCCAATGCCGATGCCCAGCAAACGAGAGCGTCTGTCCGATGCCGATATTACGATGATCGAGCGATGGGTCCAGGCGGGAGCGATCATGTCCTCCACCGTGTTGGAAAACAGACGTTAA
- a CDS encoding aminotransferase class I/II-fold pyridoxal phosphate-dependent enzyme, with translation MRCTGRKSLRLYALCKAISDYVGRHGVRCSPEQVIITSGAQHGLDLVSRFLLDPGDEVWMEDPGRPGARQASRAAGAAPVIVSIDAEGSQFRAHYACVYACRNR, from the coding sequence GTGCGCTGTACGGGCAGGAAGAGCCTGCGACTATATGCCCTCTGCAAGGCGATCTCAGATTATGTGGGGCGTCACGGAGTACGATGCTCCCCTGAACAAGTGATCATTACCTCTGGTGCACAACATGGGCTTGATCTTGTTTCCCGCTTCCTGCTGGACCCCGGTGATGAGGTCTGGATGGAAGACCCTGGGCGCCCTGGCGCACGTCAGGCCTCCCGTGCTGCTGGTGCGGCGCCTGTTATAGTTTCGATCGACGCTGAAGGCTCCCAGTTTAGAGCGCACTATGCTTGCGTATATGCGTGTCGGAACCGATGA
- a CDS encoding response regulator transcription factor has protein sequence MTRTPFVASDSGSVPVQAPAVIERPKILLIDDDQELCQLLRTRFASEGLDLKTVFLGKEGLRCALESSFALIVLDVMLPDMRGFEVLMELRKHTLTPIIMLTAQGDEVDRILGLELGADDYLPKPFSTRELLARMTAILRRSAWKVPFTAGKPPKFLSGDLEIDRALRIVLRNGEQIKLTSTEFDLTRSFCEAPGEVLTRELLVVKILERTFVPFDRSIDLHISNLRRKLGPRPDGYERIQSVRGIGYLYVWPA, from the coding sequence ATGACACGCACGCCATTCGTGGCCTCAGACTCTGGAAGTGTTCCAGTGCAGGCACCCGCCGTCATTGAAAGGCCAAAAATCCTTTTGATCGATGACGATCAAGAGTTGTGTCAGCTCCTAAGAACACGCTTCGCCTCGGAGGGCCTCGACCTGAAAACGGTTTTTCTCGGCAAGGAAGGGCTGCGATGCGCCTTAGAAAGCTCGTTCGCCCTGATCGTGCTCGACGTGATGCTTCCCGATATGCGAGGATTTGAGGTGCTCATGGAGCTTAGAAAGCACACGCTCACGCCTATCATCATGCTGACGGCGCAGGGCGATGAAGTAGATCGTATCCTTGGGCTGGAATTAGGTGCGGATGATTACCTGCCCAAACCCTTCAGCACTCGGGAATTATTGGCGCGAATGACGGCTATTCTTCGGCGCTCGGCATGGAAAGTACCCTTCACCGCCGGGAAGCCGCCGAAGTTCCTCTCCGGGGACCTGGAGATCGATCGTGCTCTCCGCATCGTTCTCCGGAATGGGGAACAGATCAAGCTCACCTCGACTGAATTCGATCTCACGCGGAGCTTCTGTGAGGCGCCCGGCGAGGTGCTGACGCGGGAACTGCTGGTAGTGAAGATACTGGAGCGAACCTTTGTCCCGTTCGACCGGAGCATCGATTTACATATCAGCAATCTCAGACGCAAGCTCGGTCCTCGACCCGATGGCTATGAGCGGATTCAGAGCGTGCGTGGCATTGGCTATCTGTACGTCTGGCCCGCATAG